A genome region from Carassius carassius chromosome 23, fCarCar2.1, whole genome shotgun sequence includes the following:
- the LOC132101140 gene encoding uncharacterized protein LOC132101140 → MVRVNATFDSSITKVRGYSLSISVADEGFTCNKCREIVRLTEKISELETRIQTLIEDSKNVRALDTALDASSSGIPIHCSVPETEPQQQGNWVTVRQRSRGSKHRSSVPIKTLNRFSPLSDAPTEKPDESALVIGDSIVRNVNIETPATIVKCLPGARAPDILANLKVLANAKRKYSKIVIHAGANDVRLRQSEITKKNIKEVCELASTMSDTVICSGPLPAYRGDEMHSRLSSLNGWMSKWCPQNNIGFIDNWTSFWGRPDLFKRDGLHPSWGGATLLSRNMANSLSVYT, encoded by the exons ATGGTCAGAGTGAACGCAACCTTTGATTCCTCGATaacgaaggtgcggggct acagtttatctatctctgtcgctgatgagggattcacatgtaataaatgcagggaaatagttaggctgacagagaagatttcagaattagagacacgcatccaaactttaattgaggacagtaagaatgttagggctctagatacggctttggatgcgtctagctcagggattcctatacattgttcggttccggaaacagagccccagcagcagggcaactgggtgacggtgaggcagcgtagtcgtgggtcaaaacaccgctcttctgttccgatcaaaacattaaacaggttctccccactcagtgatgcacccactgagaaacctgatgaaagtgctctagttattggtgattctattgtacggaacgtgaatatagagacaccagccaccatagtcaaatgtttaccgggagccagagcgcctgacatcttggcaaatttaaaagtgctggctaatgctaaacgtaaatacagtaagattgttattcatgccggcgctaatgatgttcgacttcgccagtcggagatcactaaaaagaacattaaagaggtgtgtgaacttgcaagcacgatgtcagacactgtaatatgctctggtcccctccctgcttaccgtggtgatgagatgcatagcagattgtcatcactcaatggctggatgtctaagtggtgcccacagaataacataggtttcatagacaattggacgagcttttggggcagacctgacctgtttaaaagagatggtcttcatccctcctggggtggcgccactcttctctctagaaatatggcaaatagtcttagtgtttatacttga
- the LOC132101596 gene encoding pleckstrin homology domain-containing family G member 7-like isoform X2 produces MTELNYAFISENGKEVDTTLDWSYIDWHEKKTVRGTDAHTQTQCLQSEDKDTQTASPFIMRIDLGRVPSRLRYGSLTESDGMPPHLFQFDRQAPARISTSPTLRRMRSMRISYRDPSKSDGPLGEESPTPTSPLSPLFRQRSPLAAQSDGENGNIESSVIHGTIRSHRSKTLDNGVICKSKESHDSKESVSDDNESTTDDNDQTNDPCHERLQERRRSSVVVSLPGLDVSPGDLFVSNGVADILNKSAYSDTKKSKWPFSRRNTTKGKTCSVADIEKCLAGIQIQEWRDTDFQTYKDMSLEDFLRGHSELGAAENPEDYRKQEAIWELFTSECVYFLDQLMVLKEVFLTTLTDLQMRECLHDIDSWRLFANLNELCLVSFGLLTSFLRVIKEIWTNPDNYSTQSLLELLKKAFGDSICHCLQKYCLNYSTAILYLDSLKLREDFGCFVKWCERNEQCRRLQLKDLLVVPLQRFTRYPLLLKNIGKKSCSEDEENTIQTIVDHIDRAIYDLEGKVKWLDNYQKVKQLKEALVWLPVWEQDKRAHVPENLKHLLKAVTLENLVSHRSLLHDGKLVLTENAKMHEVYLFLFDEFLLITKIKRSKKRSGVVELNPLRSVAGQELDLLLQEGCSFIVLDQPISLDRLQLKNIDQLNATASGLPNSFIIMHQNRYQQCIGVFILQAQTESVKKAWVTEIEDATSSLLKQDCQQPRVKNSFLESLQI; encoded by the exons ATGACTGAGTTGAATTATGCTTTCATAAGTGAAAACGGGAAGGAAGTGGATACAACTTTGGACTGGAGTTACATAGACTGGCATGAAAAGAAAACAGTCAGAGGGACAGATGCACACACCCAAACCCAATGCCTACAAAGTGAGGACAAAGACACACAAACTGCTAGTCCTTTCATAATGCGAATAGATTTAGGAAGAGTGCCCTCCAGACTGAGGTACGGTTCCCTTACGGAGTCTGACGGTATGCCTCCACACTTATTTCAGTTTGACAGACAAGCTCCAGCCCGCATCTCCACATCTCCCACTCTGAGGAGAATGAGGAGCATGAGAATCTCCTACCGAGATCCAAGCAAGTCAGACGGTCCTCTAGGAGAGGAGTCTCCCACTCCCACGAGTCCCCTTTCTCCATTATTCCGGCAGAGATCTCCACTGGCGGCTCAGTCGGATGGAGAGAATGGGAACATTGAATCTTCAGTGATTCATGGGACAATAAGATCACACAGATCAAAGACCCTTGACAATGGAGTCATTTGCAAAAGCAAAGAGTCACATGATTCAAAAGAGTCAGTTTCTGATGATAATGAGAGCACAACCGACGACAATGACCAG ACCAATGATCCCTGTCATGAAAG GCTGCAGGAGAGGAGGCGGAGCTCTGTGGTTGTGAGTCTTCCTGGATTGGACGTTTCCCCTGGAGATTTGTTCGTGTCCAATGGCGTTgctgatattttaaataaatcagccTATTCAG ACACTAAGAAATCAAAGTGGCCTTTCTCAAGGCGTAACACA ACAAAAGGGAAGACTTGCAGCGTAGCTGACATTGAAAAGTGTCTGGCTGGCATTCAGATCCAGGAATGGCGAGACACAGACTTTCAGACATATAAG GATATGTCTTTAGAGGACTTTTTGAGAGGTCACTCTGAACTGGGAGCAGCGGAGAATCCAGAAGACTACCGTAAACAAGAAGCCATTTGGGAGCTTTTCACCAGTGAATGTGTCTACTTCCTTGATCAGCTCATGGTTTTAAAAGAG GTGTTTTTGACCACACTAACAGACCTTCAGATGAGAGAGTGTCTTCACGACATTGACTCCTGgaggctctttgcaaatctcAATGAGCTCTGTCTG GTTAGCTTTGGCTTGCTTACTAGCTTCTTGCGTGTCATTAAGGAGATTTGGACAAATCCAGACAACTACAGTACTCAATCTCTTCTTGAACTCCTAAAAAAG GCGTTTGGTGACAGTATTTGCCATTGTCTACAGAAATACtgcctgaattacagtacagCCATCCTTTATCTGGACAGCCTGAAGCTCAGGGAGGACTTTGGCTGTTTCGTGAAG TGGTGTGAACGAAACGAACAGTGCCGCAGGCTTCAGTTGAAGGATCTGCTGGTGGTTCCTCTGCAGAGGTTTACACGGTACCCTCTGCTGTTGAAGAACATAGGGAAAAAGAGTTGCTCGGAGGACGAGGAGAACACCATACAGACCATCGTGGATCACATTGACAGAGCCATCT ATGATCTTGAAGGAAAAGTGAAGTGGTTGGACAACTATCAGAAGGTGAAGCAGCTGAAGGAAGCTCTGGTGTGGCTTCCTGTTTGGGAGCAAGACAAAAGGGCACATGTTCCTGAG AATCTGAAGCACTTGCTGAAAGCTGTAACCCTTGAGAACCTGGTGTCTCATCGAAGTCTACTGCACGATGGGAAGCTTGTTCTCACAG AAAATGCAAAGATGCATGAGGTCTACCTGTTTTTGTTCGATGAATTTCTTCTAATCACGAAGATCAAGCGAAGCAAAAAG AGGTCTGGAGTGGTGGAGTTGAACCCCCTGCGTTCGGTCGCGGGCCAAGAGCTTGATCTGTTATTACAGGAGGGCTGTAGCTTCATTGTCCTGGACCAGCCCATCTCTCTGGACCGCCTGCAGTTAAAGAACATAGACCAGCTCAACGCCACAG CATCTGGTCTGCCCAATTCCTTCATAATAATGCACCAGAATCGTTACCAGCAGTGCATCGGAGTCTTCATTCTGCAAGCCCAGACTGAATCTGTGAAG AAAGCGTGGGTGACGGAGATTGAGGATGCCACCAGTTCTCTGCTGAAGCAGGACTGTCAGCAGCCGCGGGTCAAGAACTCTTTTCTGGAGTCTTTACAGATCTAA
- the LOC132101596 gene encoding pleckstrin homology domain-containing family G member 7-like isoform X1: MTELNYAFISENGKEVDTTLDWSYIDWHEKKTVRGTDAHTQTQCLQSEDKDTQTASPFIMRIDLGRVPSRLRYGSLTESDGMPPHLFQFDRQAPARISTSPTLRRMRSMRISYRDPSKSDGPLGEESPTPTSPLSPLFRQRSPLAAQSDGENGNIESSVIHGTIRSHRSKTLDNGVICKSKESHDSKESVSDDNESTTDDNDQTNDPCHERLQERRRSSVVVSLPGLDVSPGDLFVSNGVADILNKSAYSDTKKSKWPFSRRNTQTKGKTCSVADIEKCLAGIQIQEWRDTDFQTYKDMSLEDFLRGHSELGAAENPEDYRKQEAIWELFTSECVYFLDQLMVLKEVFLTTLTDLQMRECLHDIDSWRLFANLNELCLVSFGLLTSFLRVIKEIWTNPDNYSTQSLLELLKKAFGDSICHCLQKYCLNYSTAILYLDSLKLREDFGCFVKWCERNEQCRRLQLKDLLVVPLQRFTRYPLLLKNIGKKSCSEDEENTIQTIVDHIDRAIYDLEGKVKWLDNYQKVKQLKEALVWLPVWEQDKRAHVPENLKHLLKAVTLENLVSHRSLLHDGKLVLTENAKMHEVYLFLFDEFLLITKIKRSKKRSGVVELNPLRSVAGQELDLLLQEGCSFIVLDQPISLDRLQLKNIDQLNATASGLPNSFIIMHQNRYQQCIGVFILQAQTESVKKAWVTEIEDATSSLLKQDCQQPRVKNSFLESLQI; the protein is encoded by the exons ATGACTGAGTTGAATTATGCTTTCATAAGTGAAAACGGGAAGGAAGTGGATACAACTTTGGACTGGAGTTACATAGACTGGCATGAAAAGAAAACAGTCAGAGGGACAGATGCACACACCCAAACCCAATGCCTACAAAGTGAGGACAAAGACACACAAACTGCTAGTCCTTTCATAATGCGAATAGATTTAGGAAGAGTGCCCTCCAGACTGAGGTACGGTTCCCTTACGGAGTCTGACGGTATGCCTCCACACTTATTTCAGTTTGACAGACAAGCTCCAGCCCGCATCTCCACATCTCCCACTCTGAGGAGAATGAGGAGCATGAGAATCTCCTACCGAGATCCAAGCAAGTCAGACGGTCCTCTAGGAGAGGAGTCTCCCACTCCCACGAGTCCCCTTTCTCCATTATTCCGGCAGAGATCTCCACTGGCGGCTCAGTCGGATGGAGAGAATGGGAACATTGAATCTTCAGTGATTCATGGGACAATAAGATCACACAGATCAAAGACCCTTGACAATGGAGTCATTTGCAAAAGCAAAGAGTCACATGATTCAAAAGAGTCAGTTTCTGATGATAATGAGAGCACAACCGACGACAATGACCAG ACCAATGATCCCTGTCATGAAAG GCTGCAGGAGAGGAGGCGGAGCTCTGTGGTTGTGAGTCTTCCTGGATTGGACGTTTCCCCTGGAGATTTGTTCGTGTCCAATGGCGTTgctgatattttaaataaatcagccTATTCAG ACACTAAGAAATCAAAGTGGCCTTTCTCAAGGCGTAACACA CAGACAAAAGGGAAGACTTGCAGCGTAGCTGACATTGAAAAGTGTCTGGCTGGCATTCAGATCCAGGAATGGCGAGACACAGACTTTCAGACATATAAG GATATGTCTTTAGAGGACTTTTTGAGAGGTCACTCTGAACTGGGAGCAGCGGAGAATCCAGAAGACTACCGTAAACAAGAAGCCATTTGGGAGCTTTTCACCAGTGAATGTGTCTACTTCCTTGATCAGCTCATGGTTTTAAAAGAG GTGTTTTTGACCACACTAACAGACCTTCAGATGAGAGAGTGTCTTCACGACATTGACTCCTGgaggctctttgcaaatctcAATGAGCTCTGTCTG GTTAGCTTTGGCTTGCTTACTAGCTTCTTGCGTGTCATTAAGGAGATTTGGACAAATCCAGACAACTACAGTACTCAATCTCTTCTTGAACTCCTAAAAAAG GCGTTTGGTGACAGTATTTGCCATTGTCTACAGAAATACtgcctgaattacagtacagCCATCCTTTATCTGGACAGCCTGAAGCTCAGGGAGGACTTTGGCTGTTTCGTGAAG TGGTGTGAACGAAACGAACAGTGCCGCAGGCTTCAGTTGAAGGATCTGCTGGTGGTTCCTCTGCAGAGGTTTACACGGTACCCTCTGCTGTTGAAGAACATAGGGAAAAAGAGTTGCTCGGAGGACGAGGAGAACACCATACAGACCATCGTGGATCACATTGACAGAGCCATCT ATGATCTTGAAGGAAAAGTGAAGTGGTTGGACAACTATCAGAAGGTGAAGCAGCTGAAGGAAGCTCTGGTGTGGCTTCCTGTTTGGGAGCAAGACAAAAGGGCACATGTTCCTGAG AATCTGAAGCACTTGCTGAAAGCTGTAACCCTTGAGAACCTGGTGTCTCATCGAAGTCTACTGCACGATGGGAAGCTTGTTCTCACAG AAAATGCAAAGATGCATGAGGTCTACCTGTTTTTGTTCGATGAATTTCTTCTAATCACGAAGATCAAGCGAAGCAAAAAG AGGTCTGGAGTGGTGGAGTTGAACCCCCTGCGTTCGGTCGCGGGCCAAGAGCTTGATCTGTTATTACAGGAGGGCTGTAGCTTCATTGTCCTGGACCAGCCCATCTCTCTGGACCGCCTGCAGTTAAAGAACATAGACCAGCTCAACGCCACAG CATCTGGTCTGCCCAATTCCTTCATAATAATGCACCAGAATCGTTACCAGCAGTGCATCGGAGTCTTCATTCTGCAAGCCCAGACTGAATCTGTGAAG AAAGCGTGGGTGACGGAGATTGAGGATGCCACCAGTTCTCTGCTGAAGCAGGACTGTCAGCAGCCGCGGGTCAAGAACTCTTTTCTGGAGTCTTTACAGATCTAA